GGAGTCAGATGAACTCGGATGGGTGCAGGCATGGGGATATTTTAAGAGGAGGGTACTTAAAAGGCAGTCTGGCCGCCGGTGCCCTAGCCCTTCTCCCCAGGGTAGGGGACCAGGGCGCCCCCCAGAACGCGCCCGGCCTCGGCAGGCGCTATCGGAACCTGATCGTCTGCGTCTACCAACATCGGCTGCCCCTCGGGGCAGCACACGGCCAGCCCCGTGGTGTTGGCCCTCTACGGCCAGGGCCTCCGCTTCCTTAACCTGGGCCTACTGGACAATACCCATGTCTTCCGCCTCATGGGGGAGGCCCTGGGGATCCGCTACCGGAACCCGGTGATGAGCGAGGAGGAGGCCCTGGAAATCCTTAAGGCCCGGCCTGTGGGCATGCGGCATCCTGAGGACATCTGGGCCTAAGGGCCTGGCAGAACCTCCTTCCTTTCGGCCGCCCCTAAGGGCGGCCTGGCTTCTTGCGAAGGGGCCCAAACCGAAGCCCTCAGGGAAACCCGTGGAAGCGGCTAAGGGAGGTATCCCGGTGTGTCCGGTATTGACCCGGCAATCAACATATGGTAGCCTCCCTGGCAGGACACCCAACACTTGGGGTGTCCCGGCCGCGATGCCAGGCCGACAGGCCTGGACGCCTTCTGGCGGTGGGGGAAGTCCGGTGCAAGTCCGGCGCTGTCCCGCAACGGTAACCGGCCCCGTCCGGAAGCCCGAGTACCCGCTTCGCGGCCTTACCCCGTAGCCCTCGAGGCAAGGGTGAAGGTGGTGATGCCTGTGGGACCCTAGACCCTTAACCCCCTCACAAACTGTGGCCCAGAGCCGTGGGGCCAAGCGGCTATCGGCGTAAGGCAACAGGGGTTTGCCCTCCCTTGGCGAAAGGGGGTCTTCCCTTCCAGAGAAGGATGCGGGGAGTTTCGCATGAAGGAAACGCGCATGGTGCATACCGTTTTCCCTGGGGAAACCAACCATTACGGAACCCTTTTTGGCGGCACCGCCTTGGCCTGGATGGACCAAGCGGCCTTCGTGGCCGCCACCCGACATGCCCGGCGGAAGGTGGTAACCGTTCACTCGGATGCGGTGGACTTTAAGCGCCCGGTGCCCTTGGGCTCCATCGTGGAGCTCAGGGCCCGGGTGGTAGAGGTGGGCCACACCTCCATGCAGGTAGAGGTGGAAATGTGGGTAGAGCCCATAGAAGCGGGTAAAGAAGCCTATCTGGCGGCCAGGGGAGGCTTCGTGCTGGTGGCGGTGGACGAAAGAGGGCGTCCCGTTCCTGTGCCCCCCTTGGGAGGGGAGGGATGATCCGCACCCTGGGCTTTGGTCTACCCCGCCTGGGCCCTAACCTGGAGTACAAAAGGCTCCTGGAGGGTTTCTGGTCGGGGCTCCTCTCGCAAGAAAAGCTCCTAGC
The sequence above is a segment of the Thermus neutrinimicus genome. Coding sequences within it:
- a CDS encoding acyl-CoA thioesterase yields the protein MKETRMVHTVFPGETNHYGTLFGGTALAWMDQAAFVAATRHARRKVVTVHSDAVDFKRPVPLGSIVELRARVVEVGHTSMQVEVEMWVEPIEAGKEAYLAARGGFVLVAVDERGRPVPVPPLGGEG